A region of the Gallaecimonas mangrovi genome:
GCGCCTGGTTTTGCTGCTCGATAAACTGGTCTTTAAAGCTGCTGGTAATGCCGTTTTCCTGGCAAATGGCAGCCAGCCGTTCGGTCATGGTCTTGTCAAAGCAGGCGTTGGCGTCTTTGTTACGCAGCACCAATTGCTGCAGCTCGGCGGCCTGGCGGTCAGGGTAGGGGCTGGTATCCACCACCACCAAGCGGTTAGTGGTATTGCCAAAGCGGCGAAACCATTCCAGCAAATAACGCCAGCTTTTACCGGCTTCTTCCTGGGCGGTAAAAAAGGCCGTGCCTTCAAACCCCAAGCTAAAAAGGTGTACCAAAAACGCCGCCGTTAGCACGTTATCGAGCTGGCCACTGAGGGTATCGCTGGCCACCGTTAAGCGGTCGGCAAAGGCGACCGGGGTACCGGCCACCAGATGCTCCAAGCCTTCAAGGGTAAAAATCAGGTTGTTGCGGCGCTCACAAACATGGGCAGAACCAATATGGCCCTGGCCACGGTAAGCCCCGGACCACGGCTCGTAAGCCATAACCGGCGTTGCATCAAAGCGGTCAACGATTTTGGCCATCAGCTGCTCTGATACCGAATTACCCAACAGATCCGAGCGATTACCGGCCACAAAGGCCGCGTATTGAAATTCATTGGGGCCGGTGCAAATCAGGCCATGGCGGTCAATGTGCGCCGAGAACATCATCGACTGCGGTTTTGCCCCCTGCGCCACCAGCAGCCCTTCATACCAGGTGACCTTGGCGCCACGCTCTTCTAATTCCCGCTGCAAGACCCTGAAAAACCCGTGCTCGGCCCCCACCACACTCGGCTGGCGAATAAGCACTTTAAGTAAATCAACAACATCGTTCAGTTCAGCAGGTAAGGGCACGGCAAGGTCCTCAGCAAGAAGGTGTTTCTAGCATAGAAAGTGGCTGCTTTTTTACCAACAGTTATCAAGCTTAGGAAAGCACTTTTTGCGGGTCTTTACCGGCGTTAACCACGGGCCTGGTTTTCAGCCCAAACAGCAGCCTTAGCCAGCCAAACCGGCGCACCACTTCATAGCCGCCAGCGCAGCCGATAACGGTGAGCAGCAGCATCAAAATGGCCTCCAAAGCGGCAGGCAAATGCAGGGGCCTAAGTGCCACTGCCGCCAGAATGATCAGGGTTTGGTGCAGCATGTACCAGGGCAATACCGCCTTATTGGCATAGCGTAGCCATGGCGCGTCCCGGTTTAAGTGGCGCCCGGCAAAACCGATTGCGGAGAGCAACCAACACCAGGGATTAAGGCTAAAAGCCAACGTATAAAGGCCAATTGCCCAGCTTTGCTGCTGCTGAAAAGCCGCAATTAAACCGGGTAGCCAATGCTGGTGGTCGATAATGGTAAAGGCATAGCAAAGCACCGCCACCACCAGCAGCGGCCAACGTTTATCAATGATCCGCTGCCAAAGCGCTGGCAGACCCGCCAGCAAAAATCCCGCCACCATCGCCAATAAATAACGGCCATGGTTATACCAGTCGGCTACCAACGCATGATTGCTGGGGTAGCGGCCATGAAAGGCAAGGTAATTGGCCACTAACAGCAGCGCCAGGCCCAGCACCGCCAGCCAAAGCGGTAGCCGCTGCAGCCAGCGGCGCGCCAGCAACCAGGCCAGTGGCTTTTTGAGCGCCAGCAGAATAAGCGTGTAGCAAAACAGATACGGTAAATACCAAAGGTGGTTCCAGGTCAGTAAACCAATGGCGGTTTGGTATTGGGGAAAAAGAGCGGTTGCCGGGTTCAGATATTGCGGCCAAAACTGCCAAAAGCTCTGGCTGTAACCTTCAGCGAACACCAGTTGCCAATAAAGCTGCGGCGCACAAATTACCGCCATGCCAAAGGCCAGTGGTATCAGTAACCGCTTGGCACGCAGTGCAATCAGGGCGCGGGCGCTATAGCGTTTGGCCACCAGCGCCAAGGCAATGCCACTAACAAAAAACAGCAGCGACATCCGCCAGGGGTTGGTTAGCAGCATGGCATCTTGTAGCAGCGTTGACTGTTCGGCACTTTTTATGTGCCAATGCCAGTCGGCAACGTAATACATGCCGATGTGATAAAGGATAAGCACTCCAAAGGCCAGTACCCGCAGGGCATCAATATCAAAGCGTCGTGATGTTTGGTTCATGATGGCATCTACCGTTATGTTGGAGTCATCAGTGTTCAAACACCGCAAGCGCAACACCAGCGCCAAGGGTTTACTGGCCAAGGCTTAGGGATAAGAGGTGACAGGGTGGGACAAGCTGTTTTTGCTATCTTTGACCGGCATAAAAAGCGCAATCTGGGGTTATTGATAACCCTGTACCTGCTGATAGGGGATTCCATCAATGCCACCACGGTATGGATGGATGCCAGCCGCAATGGCCAACCGAAAATGGCCTTTTGGGAACCCTTTTGCTGGGAATACACCAGCATGGCGGCGGTGCTGCTTATGCTACCGCTGGTGTTTTTTATGGCCCGCCACCTGCCGCCAACCTTCAGCGGCTGGGGGCGGTTTTTATTGCTGCACTTACTGGGTTCGGTGCTGTTTTGCCTGGGCCATGTGCTGCTGATGGTGGCCTTTCGCCACGGCTTCTACCGTTTGGCCGGTGGCCATTACGATTTTGGTCACTGGCCACGTGAGCTGTTTTATGAGTATCGCAAGGATGCCTGGGGCTACATCTGCTGGTACCTGGCCTATCAGGTTTTCGAGGCCATTTACCGGCGCTTAAAAGGCGAAGCGGCACTGATCGCCGACGCCGACAGTGATAGCAGCCCCGCACCGGCACCAAGCCATCTGTTGGTGAAAAAGCTCGACCGCGAGTATTTAGTCAAAGTGGCTGATATTGAATGGATGCAAGCCTCGGCAAATTACGTCAACCTCCATAGCAAAGGCCGGGTTTACCCACTGCGCTCCACCCTAACTAACCTCCTTGAAAAACTCGCCCCCGAAGGCTTTATTCGCGTGCACCGCAGCCATGCCGTAAACCCCAGCGCCATCGACAATATGCGCTACTACGACAGTGGTGACGGCGAGATAACCTTAAAAAGTGGTACCACCGTTGCCCTTTCTCGCCGCTATAAGGAAGCATTTAAGGCCAAATTTCAGTAACATAGCAAAAAAGTAACAGCCTAGACGAACGCAAAAGGCATAGAAAAGTGTATGCCTACCAGCAAATCGCGGTTTAGTTCGTTCACTTTTTGGCCGTTGTTTGATAAATCAATCACATGTGTCTGTAGCAATAGCT
Encoded here:
- a CDS encoding peptidase M42; protein product: MPLPAELNDVVDLLKVLIRQPSVVGAEHGFFRVLQRELEERGAKVTWYEGLLVAQGAKPQSMMFSAHIDRHGLICTGPNEFQYAAFVAGNRSDLLGNSVSEQLMAKIVDRFDATPVMAYEPWSGAYRGQGHIGSAHVCERRNNLIFTLEGLEHLVAGTPVAFADRLTVASDTLSGQLDNVLTAAFLVHLFSLGFEGTAFFTAQEEAGKSWRYLLEWFRRFGNTTNRLVVVDTSPYPDRQAAELQQLVLRNKDANACFDKTMTERLAAICQENGITSSFKDQFIEQQNQALAASGQEAQSLGSTEMGRIVAASNGMVTGTTLQIPTTGYHTMEETAAISACRAFLTVLCQLADIKPVRVP
- a CDS encoding acyltransferase family protein: MNQTSRRFDIDALRVLAFGVLILYHIGMYYVADWHWHIKSAEQSTLLQDAMLLTNPWRMSLLFFVSGIALALVAKRYSARALIALRAKRLLIPLAFGMAVICAPQLYWQLVFAEGYSQSFWQFWPQYLNPATALFPQYQTAIGLLTWNHLWYLPYLFCYTLILLALKKPLAWLLARRWLQRLPLWLAVLGLALLLVANYLAFHGRYPSNHALVADWYNHGRYLLAMVAGFLLAGLPALWQRIIDKRWPLLVVAVLCYAFTIIDHQHWLPGLIAAFQQQQSWAIGLYTLAFSLNPWCWLLSAIGFAGRHLNRDAPWLRYANKAVLPWYMLHQTLIILAAVALRPLHLPAALEAILMLLLTVIGCAGGYEVVRRFGWLRLLFGLKTRPVVNAGKDPQKVLS
- a CDS encoding LytR/AlgR family response regulator transcription factor; its protein translation is MGQAVFAIFDRHKKRNLGLLITLYLLIGDSINATTVWMDASRNGQPKMAFWEPFCWEYTSMAAVLLMLPLVFFMARHLPPTFSGWGRFLLLHLLGSVLFCLGHVLLMVAFRHGFYRLAGGHYDFGHWPRELFYEYRKDAWGYICWYLAYQVFEAIYRRLKGEAALIADADSDSSPAPAPSHLLVKKLDREYLVKVADIEWMQASANYVNLHSKGRVYPLRSTLTNLLEKLAPEGFIRVHRSHAVNPSAIDNMRYYDSGDGEITLKSGTTVALSRRYKEAFKAKFQ